The nucleotide window GGTTGCCGAGCAACAAGCTGCTAAAGGCGGTGCGCCGGCAAATACTACTGCTGCTGCTAAGCCCGCTGCTAAAAACCCAATTGCCGGTAAACCTTATACTCCGGACGTACGTGGTTACAATGACACTGTGAGCACTGTACTTTACGGCGTTACTACTTTGATCAGCGATAAATCAAAAGTATATAAAGGCGGCTCGTGGAACGACAGGGCCTACTGGTTAAACCCGGCAACCCGCCGTTATTTAGACGAGGATGACGCCAGCGCTGAAATTGGCTTCCGTTGTGCTATGAACTACCAGGGACCGCCTGAAATTAATCCCAACGGCAAACCGGAGTTCAGCGTGAAGAAAGCGAAAAACTTTAATACGAAGAAGTAAAATATTAGAAAAGCAAAAATATTAAAAAAGGAAGGCCTGATGAAAATCGGGCCTTTTTCTTTTAATACAATCCCCCCTCCTCCTACAACTATTGCCTCAAATTTATCTCATCAAAAACCAGGACAATAGGCAAGAAATAAACAGACGGGGTTCTATGGTTTAAAAACCGGGAAAACCACCAAAAAACTGCTAATAATTTATTATTATCTTTAATTATTTATAATTATTCGAAACGGTTAAAATGCTACCATTTTTTAGCAAAAATAAGCAATAAGATGCGCTAATAATTTTAATTGACCGCTTCCTTCTGTTTTGGGAAAACAAGCGATGCTATCACGCTTACCACTAATATAGCCAGGATAATAAGCAGTGACCTCATAGTGGTTAAACCTACCTTTTCAGCGTATTCGCCAGCCAGCATTTTTACGCCTATAAAAGCCAGTAACACAGCCAGTCCGGTTTTTAAATAGTGGAATTTATCGATAATATTAACCAGCAAAAAGAACATGCTGCGCAGGCCCAGGATAGCGAAGATATTAGAGAAAAATACGATATAAGGGTCTTTTGTTACCGAAAAGATAGCCGGGATAGAATCTACCGCGAAAACAAGATCGGTTACCTCGATGATCAGCAATACCAGGAACAATGGAGTGATCAGTTTTTTACGGTCTATCCTGATAAAGAATTTGCCGCCCTCGAACTTAGGATGAACTGCGAAGTATTTTGACGCGAACTTAACTACCTTATGATTTTGGGGATCGATCTCTTCCTCATCATTACGGTTAATAAACATCATTACCCCTGTATACACTAAAAATGCCCCGAAAATATACATAACCCAATGGAAATGTGTAATTAACGATGCCCCAACAAAAATGAACAGGAAACGCATAACCACCGCGCCAATAATACCCCAAAGCAACACCTTATGATAATACCTTGGATTAACCGCGAAAGCAGTAAAAATGAGCACGATAACGAATATATTATCAACAGAGAGAGCGTATTCTATCACATAACCTGTAATAAATTCTAAGGCCAGGGTTTTACGGTATAGCTGTAAACTGCCAGCAAAATCGTTAGGGTTAAGCTTAAGCCGGTGCAGATGGTCAATATTAATTTGCTGTAATGCCGCAAAGTTATCTATATGGTGTAAAAGATGGCCGTAATTCAGGATTAATACATAAAAACTGAGTGAAAGCAGTACCCATACCCCACTCATAATACCGGCTTGTTTAATAGATACCGGTTTATCCGATTTACCAAATAAGCCAAGGTCAACAGCCATCATTAAAAAAATGAAAACCACAAAACCCAGTATAAAAATCAGTTCGTTCGACATTATTTATTTCGTTCAGTAGTAAAGCGCACCAATTGTTCAAGGCCGGTACGCGCAGCGCCGGGGGCAAAAGTATTTAGTATTTCAAAAGCTTCAGCCTGGTACTTTTTCATTTGCGTTTCGGCATATTCCAGTCCACCGGCATTATTTACAAACCTGATGATCTCAGTAATTTTTTTCGCATCGTCATGATGGTTCTTTACCAAATTGATGATATGCTTTTTTTCTGATGACGAGCAGTTTTTCAGTGCGTATATTAGCGGAAGTGTAACCTTCTTTTCTTTAATATCAATCCCCAAAGGTTTGCCCACATCATCCGTACCAA belongs to Mucilaginibacter boryungensis and includes:
- a CDS encoding TerC/Alx family metal homeostasis membrane protein, with the translated sequence MSNELIFILGFVVFIFLMMAVDLGLFGKSDKPVSIKQAGIMSGVWVLLSLSFYVLILNYGHLLHHIDNFAALQQINIDHLHRLKLNPNDFAGSLQLYRKTLALEFITGYVIEYALSVDNIFVIVLIFTAFAVNPRYYHKVLLWGIIGAVVMRFLFIFVGASLITHFHWVMYIFGAFLVYTGVMMFINRNDEEEIDPQNHKVVKFASKYFAVHPKFEGGKFFIRIDRKKLITPLFLVLLIIEVTDLVFAVDSIPAIFSVTKDPYIVFFSNIFAILGLRSMFFLLVNIIDKFHYLKTGLAVLLAFIGVKMLAGEYAEKVGLTTMRSLLIILAILVVSVIASLVFPKQKEAVN